Proteins encoded by one window of Leptospira barantonii:
- the tpiA gene encoding triose-phosphate isomerase, translated as MRKTVIAGNWKMNLSEKEAVSLAQSIKDKIPSVAKERISMVFPSTLHLASVAKLLEGTGVIVGAQNCYHSGLAAFTGETSPDQLKEIGVKVVMIGHSERRQFLGESSSFCNEKVRFLLKNGFTALYCVGETLAERESGRTFEVIGSQIREGLKGIESNSFSNLILAYEPVWAIGTGKVATPAQAQEVHAFIRKEVAGLFVGASTVAESLSILYGGSVKPDNIKDLLKEKDIDGGLVGGASQKIDSYAGLF; from the coding sequence ATGCGCAAGACAGTGATCGCCGGAAATTGGAAAATGAATCTCTCCGAAAAGGAAGCCGTTTCCCTGGCGCAATCGATCAAAGACAAAATCCCATCCGTAGCCAAAGAAAGAATTTCTATGGTGTTTCCTTCCACTCTTCATTTGGCGAGCGTAGCTAAACTTTTAGAAGGAACCGGAGTGATCGTGGGCGCGCAGAATTGTTATCATTCAGGACTTGCCGCTTTCACCGGAGAAACCTCCCCGGACCAACTGAAAGAGATCGGCGTTAAGGTCGTGATGATCGGGCACTCCGAAAGAAGACAGTTCTTGGGAGAATCCAGTTCCTTCTGCAATGAGAAGGTTCGTTTTCTTTTGAAGAACGGATTCACCGCGCTGTATTGTGTGGGAGAAACTCTCGCCGAAAGAGAATCCGGCAGAACCTTCGAGGTCATCGGTTCTCAAATCCGAGAAGGTCTCAAAGGAATCGAAAGCAATTCATTCTCCAATTTGATTCTTGCATACGAACCCGTCTGGGCGATCGGAACCGGAAAGGTTGCAACCCCCGCGCAGGCTCAAGAAGTGCACGCGTTTATCCGCAAGGAAGTCGCGGGACTTTTTGTGGGAGCTTCCACAGTCGCGGAATCTCTTTCGATTCTTTACGGAGGTTCGGTCAAACCGGACAATATTAAGGATCTCTTAAAGGAAAAGGACATTGACGGAGGACTTGTCGGAGGCGCGAGCCAGAAGATCGATTCCTACGCGGGACTTTTCTAA
- a CDS encoding phosphoglycerate kinase, translated as MDLPRLENVDLSGKRVFLRVDFNVPIENGKVTDKTRIEKTLPTIELLLKKGARVIIASHLGRPKGQVNPEFSMAPVVEVFKGLVQANVLFSKTVIGDEAVKLSKELKNGEILVIENVRFHKEEEENEAGFSKKLAALADVYVNDAFGAAHRAHSSTEGIAHLLPAYAGLLMHKEIVELSALLSKPARPFVAIIGGSKVSSKIKVLNNLFDKVNHLLIGGGMAYTFLKSRAIPVGNSLVEKEFEVQAFQLIEKAGVAGVDLQLPVDHIIADQFSEKAKTKSVDKMGILEGWMGMDIGSKTVSNYEKIIKNAGTILWNGPMGVFEMDKFAGGTMAIAKAIAKSKAKTVVGGGDSIAAINKAGVADKITHISTGGGASLEFMEGRKLPGVEALLKKAED; from the coding sequence ATGGATTTACCTAGACTCGAAAACGTCGACCTTTCCGGAAAACGTGTTTTCCTGAGAGTGGACTTTAACGTTCCGATTGAGAACGGAAAGGTCACCGACAAAACCAGAATCGAAAAGACTCTTCCGACCATCGAGCTCCTTCTCAAAAAAGGGGCGAGAGTGATCATCGCGAGTCACCTGGGAAGACCGAAAGGACAAGTGAATCCTGAATTCTCCATGGCTCCGGTCGTGGAAGTTTTCAAGGGACTCGTTCAGGCAAACGTTCTTTTTTCCAAAACCGTGATCGGCGACGAAGCGGTTAAACTTTCCAAAGAACTCAAAAACGGAGAGATCCTCGTGATCGAAAACGTTCGTTTTCATAAGGAAGAGGAAGAGAACGAAGCCGGTTTTTCCAAAAAACTCGCGGCTCTTGCGGACGTTTATGTAAACGACGCATTCGGCGCCGCTCACAGAGCGCACTCTTCCACGGAAGGAATCGCACATCTTCTCCCTGCTTACGCGGGACTTTTGATGCACAAAGAGATCGTGGAACTTTCCGCGCTTCTTTCAAAACCGGCTCGTCCGTTTGTTGCGATCATCGGCGGATCTAAGGTTTCTTCTAAGATCAAGGTTCTCAACAATCTCTTCGACAAGGTGAATCATCTTTTGATCGGAGGAGGAATGGCTTATACGTTTCTGAAGTCCAGAGCGATTCCGGTCGGAAATTCTCTCGTGGAAAAAGAATTCGAAGTACAGGCCTTCCAGTTGATTGAAAAGGCGGGTGTTGCAGGGGTCGATCTTCAACTTCCGGTGGATCATATCATCGCGGATCAGTTTAGCGAAAAAGCGAAGACAAAGTCCGTGGACAAGATGGGAATCTTAGAAGGTTGGATGGGAATGGACATCGGTTCCAAAACCGTTTCCAATTACGAGAAGATCATCAAAAACGCGGGAACGATTCTTTGGAACGGACCGATGGGCGTTTTTGAAATGGATAAATTCGCAGGCGGAACGATGGCAATCGCAAAGGCGATCGCTAAGTCCAAGGCTAAAACGGTCGTTGGCGGGGGAGATTCCATCGCGGCGATCAACAAGGCGGGCGTTGCGGATAAGATCACTCATATCTCCACAGGTGGAGGAGCTTCTCTCGAGTTTATGGAAGGAAGAAAACTTCCGGGTGTGGAAGCGCTTCTCAAAAAAGCCGAAGATTAA
- the gap gene encoding type I glyceraldehyde-3-phosphate dehydrogenase, whose product MTRIAINGFGRIGRLVFRAGIKDPNLEFVAINDLVTPDNLAYLLKYDSTHGRFQGTVEHTDKELIVDGKKILCVSERDPEKLPWKDLKVDYVIESTGLFTDRVGAEKHIKAGAKKVVISAPAKDKDIPTFVMGVNNEKYNSATDHIVSNASCTTNCLAPITKVVLDNFGIEEGLMTTIHATTATQPTVDGPSKKDFRGGRGAMQNIIPAATGAAKAVGLCIPEVNGKLTGMSFRVPTPDVSVVDLTVRTTKETSLKEISAKMKEASEGSMKGILGYTEDMVVSNDFVSSTLSSIFDMDACIELNSRFFKLVSWYDNEMGYSNRVLDLVRYMAKKG is encoded by the coding sequence ATGACCAGAATAGCCATCAACGGATTTGGAAGAATCGGAAGACTCGTTTTCCGTGCAGGAATCAAAGACCCCAATCTGGAATTTGTCGCAATCAATGATTTAGTTACTCCTGATAACCTGGCCTACCTCCTCAAATACGACTCCACACACGGAAGATTCCAAGGAACCGTAGAACATACCGATAAAGAACTCATCGTAGACGGAAAAAAAATCCTTTGCGTTTCCGAAAGAGACCCTGAAAAACTTCCATGGAAAGATCTGAAAGTGGACTACGTAATCGAATCCACAGGACTTTTTACGGACAGAGTCGGTGCGGAAAAACACATCAAGGCCGGAGCGAAAAAAGTGGTGATCTCCGCTCCTGCAAAAGATAAGGACATCCCTACTTTCGTAATGGGAGTCAACAACGAGAAATACAACTCCGCAACCGATCACATCGTATCAAACGCGTCTTGCACTACAAACTGCCTCGCACCGATCACAAAAGTGGTCCTTGACAACTTCGGAATCGAAGAAGGTCTGATGACCACAATTCACGCGACTACCGCGACTCAACCTACCGTTGACGGACCTTCTAAAAAGGATTTCCGCGGAGGAAGAGGAGCTATGCAGAACATCATTCCTGCGGCGACCGGAGCGGCAAAAGCGGTCGGACTTTGTATTCCGGAAGTAAACGGAAAATTGACCGGTATGTCTTTTAGAGTTCCGACTCCCGACGTTTCGGTTGTGGACTTAACCGTAAGAACCACGAAAGAAACTTCTCTCAAAGAAATTTCCGCAAAGATGAAAGAAGCTTCCGAAGGTTCCATGAAAGGAATTCTCGGTTATACCGAAGACATGGTAGTTTCCAACGACTTCGTAAGTTCTACTCTATCTTCCATCTTCGATATGGATGCTTGTATCGAACTCAATTCCAGATTCTTCAAACTCGTTTCCTGGTATGACAACGAGATGGGTTACTCGAATCGAGTTCTCGATCTCGTTCGCTACATGGCGAAGAAAGGTTAA
- a CDS encoding response regulator — protein MTNPRLKCILLIDDNKDDNFFHERVIRKGNYAETVIAKQSAQEALDYLKNKADNPSPHPDLIFLDINMPGMNGWEFLEEYKQLDRELQAQMIVVMLTTSENPDDKSKFGGFGSPSDFKTKPLTNAMLDEILQRHFS, from the coding sequence ATGACAAATCCAAGATTAAAATGTATCCTTCTCATAGACGACAACAAGGACGATAACTTCTTTCATGAAAGAGTGATTCGAAAAGGGAATTACGCGGAAACCGTAATCGCCAAACAATCCGCTCAAGAAGCCTTGGATTATTTAAAAAACAAGGCGGACAATCCGAGTCCTCATCCCGATCTGATTTTTTTAGACATCAACATGCCCGGAATGAACGGCTGGGAATTTTTGGAAGAATACAAACAGCTCGATCGGGAACTTCAAGCCCAGATGATCGTCGTTATGTTGACCACTTCCGAAAATCCGGACGACAAAAGTAAGTTCGGCGGTTTCGGTTCTCCGTCGGATTTCAAAACAAAACCGCTCACAAACGCGATGCTCGACGAAATCCTTCAAAGGCATTTTTCCTAA
- a CDS encoding sensor histidine kinase translates to MVESVPNAIVLLNRDGKIVYINKEAEKLFGYDRTELIGQLVEELLPFRYRKNHPTFRNSFFDSPKVRPMGAGRDLYGLKKNGIEFPVEIGLNPVVTADGTLVLASIIDITERKKAEQRFRLVVESAPNAMVLVNWEGTISLVNEQTEKLFGYEREELIGVKLEILLPERFRHDHPDRRNEFFQNPSVRSMGAGRELFARRKNGSEVQVEIGLNPIDTDEGPMVLASIIDITERKNQEGILIRKNELEVKNKELEQFAFLASHDLQEPLRTVSNYVQILEEDHGKDFNEDATRHLKTIDQATKRMSVLVKALLMYARIGRDQKLNFTDLNQILSEVFSDLENAIVQSGAKIKSDNLPNLNVYEIELRQLFQNLISNAIKFSKTGVQPEIEIRCKREENFWIFSVHDNGIGIDSKHLDRIFFIFQRLHIKEEYEGHGIGLAHCKKIVELHGGRIWVESSPQNGSTFYFNIPNTINL, encoded by the coding sequence ATGGTGGAATCCGTTCCGAACGCGATCGTATTGCTCAATCGGGACGGAAAAATTGTTTATATCAACAAAGAAGCCGAAAAACTTTTCGGATACGATCGAACCGAATTGATCGGACAACTCGTGGAAGAACTTCTTCCTTTTCGTTATCGCAAAAATCATCCCACATTTCGAAATTCTTTTTTTGATTCTCCGAAAGTTCGTCCGATGGGAGCGGGAAGAGATCTTTACGGTTTAAAAAAAAACGGAATCGAATTCCCCGTTGAAATCGGATTGAATCCGGTCGTAACCGCTGACGGAACGTTAGTCCTCGCTTCGATCATCGACATCACCGAACGTAAAAAAGCGGAACAAAGATTCAGACTCGTGGTCGAATCCGCTCCGAACGCGATGGTTCTCGTAAATTGGGAAGGAACGATCTCACTCGTAAACGAACAAACCGAAAAACTTTTCGGATACGAAAGGGAAGAATTGATCGGAGTCAAATTGGAAATTCTTTTGCCGGAACGTTTCCGCCACGATCATCCGGATCGAAGAAACGAATTCTTCCAAAATCCTTCCGTACGATCGATGGGCGCCGGAAGAGAATTGTTCGCGCGCAGAAAAAACGGAAGCGAGGTTCAAGTCGAAATCGGTTTGAATCCGATCGACACGGACGAAGGTCCGATGGTTCTCGCGTCGATCATAGACATCACGGAAAGAAAAAATCAGGAAGGAATTCTCATCCGCAAAAACGAACTCGAAGTAAAAAACAAGGAACTGGAACAGTTCGCATTCTTAGCTTCCCACGATTTACAAGAACCGCTTCGAACCGTGTCAAACTACGTTCAAATTTTGGAAGAGGATCACGGAAAGGATTTCAACGAAGACGCGACCAGACATCTCAAAACGATCGATCAAGCCACCAAAAGAATGAGCGTTCTTGTTAAGGCTCTTCTTATGTATGCGAGAATCGGAAGAGATCAAAAACTAAACTTCACCGATTTAAACCAAATTCTTTCGGAAGTTTTTTCAGATCTGGAGAATGCGATCGTTCAATCGGGCGCGAAGATCAAATCGGACAACCTTCCGAATCTCAACGTGTATGAAATCGAACTCAGACAGCTGTTTCAGAATTTGATTTCAAACGCGATCAAGTTTTCAAAGACGGGAGTTCAACCGGAAATCGAAATTCGTTGCAAACGAGAAGAAAACTTCTGGATCTTTTCGGTTCACGACAACGGAATCGGAATCGATTCCAAACATCTGGATAGAATCTTTTTTATCTTTCAAAGACTTCATATCAAGGAAGAATACGAAGGCCACGGAATCGGCTTGGCTCATTGCAAAAAAATCGTAGAATTACACGGGGGTCGGATCTGGGTGGAATCTTCTCCGCAAAATGGAAGTACGTTCTATTTCAATATTCCGAATACGATCAACTTATGA